A region from the Streptomyces lydicus genome encodes:
- a CDS encoding DUF1707 SHOCT-like domain-containing protein — protein sequence MTKPVSAPPAVAEGDIRASDADRDRVAAILREALAEGRLDPQEHAERIDTVYRAKTMGELEPVVRDLPAADAGRAQPGPDAYVYGPRAPVPDQNLVAIFSASMRKGRWQAPARINAFALFGSVEIDLTEAVFPQQQVQINVTAVFGSVEIRVPENVTLRSSGSGILGNFEIETHDSEDGNAPQILVNGYAVLGSVEARPKRGSWIRDLRDRVWEDHRALRHELREERRERHHQLRHDRHEWQERLRDARRERRDRFR from the coding sequence ATGACCAAGCCGGTGTCCGCGCCGCCCGCGGTGGCCGAGGGGGACATCAGGGCGTCCGACGCGGACCGCGACCGGGTCGCCGCGATCCTCCGCGAGGCGCTGGCCGAGGGCCGGCTGGACCCGCAGGAGCACGCCGAGCGGATCGACACGGTCTACCGCGCCAAGACCATGGGTGAACTGGAGCCCGTCGTACGGGATCTGCCCGCGGCGGACGCCGGCCGCGCCCAGCCGGGCCCGGACGCGTACGTCTACGGCCCCCGCGCCCCGGTTCCGGACCAGAACCTCGTCGCGATCTTCAGCGCCTCCATGCGCAAGGGCCGGTGGCAGGCCCCCGCGCGGATCAATGCCTTCGCACTCTTCGGCAGCGTCGAGATCGATCTGACCGAGGCGGTCTTCCCGCAGCAGCAGGTCCAGATCAATGTCACGGCCGTCTTCGGCAGCGTGGAGATCCGGGTCCCGGAGAACGTCACCCTGCGCAGCAGCGGCTCCGGAATCCTCGGCAACTTCGAGATCGAGACCCATGACTCCGAGGACGGCAACGCCCCACAGATCCTGGTCAACGGCTATGCCGTGCTGGGCAGCGTGGAGGCCAGGCCCAAGCGCGGCTCCTGGATCCGGGATCTGCGCGACCGGGTGTGGGAGGACCACCGGGCGCTCCGCCACGAGCTGCGCGAGGAGCGGCGTGAACGGCACCACCAACTGCGCCACGACCGCCACGAGTGGCAGGAACGGCTGCGCGACGCACGGCGTGAGCGCCGGGACCGGTTCCGGTAG
- a CDS encoding fumarate hydratase — translation MPEFAYTDLLPVGEDTTPYRLVTAEGVSTFEADGRTFLKVEPEALRKLAAEAMHDIAHYLRPDHLAQLRKILDDPEASGNDRFVALDLLKNANIAAAGVLPMCQDTGTAIVMGKRGQQVLTEGGDEEALSRGIYDAYTQLNLRYSQMAPLTMWDEKNTGSNLPAQIELYATDGGAYKFLFMAKGGGSANKSFLFQETKAVLNEASMMKFLEQKIRSLGTAACPPYHLAIVVGGTSAEYAMKTAKYASAHYLDELPAEGSPTGHGFRDKELEEKVFELTQKIGIGAQFGGKYFCHDVRVVRLPRHGASCPVAIAVSCSADRQAVAKITAEGVFLEQLETDPARFLPETTDEELTEGAGPDLDAVAIDLNRPMDDVLAELTKHPVKTRLALTGTLVVARDIAHAKIKERLDAGDEMPQYLKDHPVYYAGPAKTPEGYASGSFGPTTAGRMDAYVEQFQAAGGSKVMLAKGNRSQQVTDACAAHGGFYLGSIGGPAARLAQDCIKKVEVLEYEELGMEAVWKIEVENFPAFIVVDDKGNDFFQDPAPAPTFTSIPVRSGS, via the coding sequence ATGCCGGAATTCGCCTACACCGACCTTCTCCCCGTAGGTGAGGACACCACCCCGTACCGCCTCGTCACCGCGGAGGGCGTGAGCACCTTCGAGGCCGACGGGCGGACGTTCCTCAAGGTCGAGCCGGAGGCGCTGCGCAAGCTGGCCGCCGAGGCGATGCACGACATTGCGCACTATCTGCGCCCGGACCACCTCGCCCAGCTCCGCAAGATCCTGGACGACCCCGAGGCCAGCGGCAACGACCGCTTCGTCGCGCTCGACCTGCTGAAGAACGCCAACATCGCCGCCGCGGGCGTGCTGCCCATGTGCCAGGACACCGGCACCGCGATCGTGATGGGCAAGCGCGGCCAGCAGGTGCTGACCGAGGGCGGCGACGAGGAAGCGCTCTCCCGCGGCATCTACGACGCCTACACCCAGCTGAACCTGCGCTACTCGCAGATGGCCCCGCTGACGATGTGGGACGAGAAGAACACCGGCTCCAACCTGCCGGCCCAGATCGAGCTGTACGCGACCGACGGCGGCGCCTACAAGTTCCTCTTCATGGCCAAGGGCGGCGGCAGCGCCAACAAGTCCTTCCTCTTCCAGGAGACCAAGGCGGTCCTCAACGAGGCCTCCATGATGAAGTTCCTGGAGCAGAAGATCCGTTCGCTGGGCACGGCCGCCTGCCCGCCGTACCACCTCGCCATCGTCGTCGGCGGCACCTCCGCCGAGTACGCGATGAAGACCGCCAAGTACGCCTCCGCGCACTACCTCGACGAGCTGCCCGCCGAGGGCTCGCCCACCGGCCACGGCTTCCGTGACAAGGAGCTGGAGGAGAAGGTCTTCGAGCTGACGCAGAAGATCGGCATCGGCGCGCAGTTCGGCGGCAAGTACTTCTGCCACGACGTCCGCGTCGTCCGCCTGCCCCGCCACGGCGCTTCCTGCCCGGTGGCCATCGCCGTCTCCTGCTCCGCGGACCGCCAGGCCGTCGCGAAGATCACCGCGGAGGGCGTCTTCCTGGAGCAGCTGGAGACCGACCCGGCCCGCTTCCTCCCGGAGACGACGGACGAGGAGCTGACCGAGGGCGCAGGACCCGACCTCGACGCGGTCGCCATCGACCTCAACCGCCCCATGGACGACGTCCTGGCCGAGCTGACCAAGCACCCGGTCAAGACCCGCCTCGCCCTCACCGGCACCCTGGTCGTCGCCCGCGACATCGCCCACGCGAAGATCAAGGAGCGGCTGGACGCCGGCGACGAGATGCCGCAGTACCTCAAGGACCACCCGGTCTACTACGCGGGCCCGGCCAAGACCCCCGAGGGCTACGCCTCCGGCTCCTTCGGCCCGACCACGGCCGGCCGGATGGACGCCTACGTCGAGCAGTTCCAGGCGGCCGGCGGCTCCAAGGTCATGCTGGCCAAGGGCAACCGCTCCCAGCAGGTCACCGACGCCTGCGCCGCGCACGGCGGCTTCTACCTCGGCTCCATCGGCGGCCCGGCCGCGCGCCTGGCCCAGGACTGCATCAAGAAGGTCGAGGTCCTGGAGTACGAAGAGCTGGGCATGGAGGCGGTCTGGAAGATCGAGGTCGAGAACTTCCCGGCCTTCATCGTCGTCGACGACAAGGGCAACGACTTCTTCCAGGACCCGGCACCGGCGCCCACGTTCACGAGCATTCCGGTGCGGTCGGGAAGCTGA
- a CDS encoding DUF6879 family protein, which translates to MFLDGEEWRNFFDSFTHEAFRFETQPKYTMPKETPSLARFLRGESKPEDHNSRWHERVRAYVDAGKWIGRVRIISRPLTEYQRYQLAWGIPGNVAAGEDIRILDMTERDIGLPTGQDWWMLDESRVVHLNYRPDGTQIGREVMEGDIEPYRRWKRLAFEAAIPFSEYTRLHG; encoded by the coding sequence GTGTTCTTGGATGGTGAAGAGTGGCGCAATTTCTTCGACAGCTTCACGCACGAAGCCTTTCGTTTCGAAACTCAGCCGAAATACACCATGCCCAAAGAGACCCCGAGCCTGGCGAGGTTCCTGCGCGGCGAGAGCAAGCCCGAAGACCACAACAGTCGATGGCACGAACGCGTGCGCGCCTACGTCGATGCGGGAAAGTGGATCGGTCGCGTACGCATCATCAGCCGGCCGCTGACCGAATACCAGCGGTACCAACTGGCCTGGGGAATCCCAGGAAACGTGGCCGCCGGTGAAGACATCCGCATTCTCGACATGACCGAGCGGGACATCGGACTGCCCACCGGTCAGGATTGGTGGATGCTCGACGAATCACGAGTCGTCCACCTGAACTACCGGCCGGACGGAACACAGATCGGTCGGGAAGTCATGGAAGGCGACATCGAGCCCTACCGGCGATGGAAGCGCCTTGCCTTCGAGGCGGCGATTCCCTTCTCCGAGTACACGAGACTTCACGGGTGA
- a CDS encoding helix-turn-helix domain-containing protein: MTLAPEQLGQSKSDLAKALRELRKRVGLTGDRLARRCAMSQSKISKIETGRITPSIVDVQCILSALEAPRELTAEITALARIANTEWQDKRSSWRRGLDKRQTELASLEAAATDLRYFLPAIITGLLATPEYVRASLTHSPVDTSKTVAKKIERQTVLYDRSKTFTFLLTEQAIKWAIVPPAAMAVQIDRLASLSRLPNIHLGVLPNGTALARGPLNTFTTYDSRLATVETFTGRLVFQDPRDVTQHREIFELYQQHALFGEESREFLAACVHSILHDL, translated from the coding sequence GTGACGCTGGCCCCTGAACAGCTGGGGCAGTCCAAGAGCGACCTGGCGAAGGCACTCAGAGAACTGCGGAAGCGAGTCGGTCTCACCGGGGACCGGCTCGCCAGGCGTTGCGCTATGAGTCAGAGCAAGATCTCAAAGATCGAGACCGGCAGGATCACGCCCAGCATCGTCGACGTGCAGTGCATCCTCAGCGCCCTCGAAGCGCCGCGGGAGCTGACTGCGGAAATAACCGCGCTGGCCCGCATCGCAAACACCGAGTGGCAGGACAAACGGTCCTCGTGGCGTCGCGGCCTCGACAAGCGCCAGACGGAGCTGGCGTCACTCGAAGCGGCAGCGACGGACCTCCGGTATTTCCTGCCGGCCATCATCACGGGATTGCTGGCCACACCCGAATATGTGAGAGCCAGTCTCACACATTCACCGGTCGACACATCGAAGACTGTGGCCAAGAAAATCGAGCGGCAGACTGTCCTCTACGACAGGTCGAAGACGTTCACGTTCCTTCTGACCGAGCAGGCCATCAAGTGGGCCATCGTCCCGCCCGCGGCCATGGCCGTCCAGATCGACCGCCTGGCATCACTGTCCAGGCTTCCGAACATTCACCTGGGCGTCCTCCCCAATGGGACGGCGCTGGCACGCGGCCCCTTGAACACCTTCACCACGTACGACAGTCGACTGGCGACTGTCGAGACGTTCACCGGCCGCCTGGTCTTTCAGGATCCCAGAGACGTGACCCAGCACCGAGAGATCTTCGAGCTGTATCAGCAGCACGCCCTCTTCGGGGAAGAATCCCGAGAATTCCTCGCCGCGTGCGTTCACTCCATCCTTCATGATCTGTGA
- a CDS encoding TetR/AcrR family transcriptional regulator, with amino-acid sequence MSADDTRTKLLAGALRTLTEQGLAKTSARTIATAAGVNQALVFYHFGSVDELLAAACRYGAEQRVAHYRERFAQVGSLAEFLELGRELHAEERAAGHVAVLAQLLAGAQTQPRLAPATAAGLTSWIEEIETVLARVLAGTPIAAFVDVAGLSRALAAGFVGLELYEGVDPDGALAALDALEQLSGLVGVLEDLGPVAQRAVRARIRRSTARRGP; translated from the coding sequence GTGAGCGCCGACGATACCCGTACGAAACTGCTCGCCGGTGCGCTGCGGACGCTCACCGAACAGGGCCTCGCCAAGACCTCGGCCCGCACCATCGCCACCGCCGCCGGAGTCAACCAGGCCCTGGTCTTCTACCACTTCGGCAGCGTCGACGAACTCCTCGCCGCCGCCTGCCGGTACGGCGCGGAGCAGCGCGTCGCGCACTACCGCGAACGCTTCGCCCAGGTCGGCAGCCTCGCCGAATTCCTGGAGCTGGGCCGGGAACTGCATGCCGAGGAGCGTGCCGCCGGCCATGTCGCCGTTCTCGCCCAGCTCCTGGCCGGTGCCCAGACCCAGCCCCGCCTCGCCCCCGCGACCGCCGCCGGACTCACTTCGTGGATCGAGGAGATCGAAACGGTGCTGGCCCGGGTGCTGGCCGGGACGCCGATCGCCGCGTTCGTGGACGTCGCCGGCCTCTCCCGCGCGCTCGCCGCGGGCTTCGTCGGCCTGGAACTGTACGAGGGCGTGGATCCGGACGGGGCGCTGGCGGCCCTGGACGCACTGGAGCAACTGTCCGGACTGGTCGGCGTATTGGAGGATCTGGGACCGGTCGCGCAGCGCGCCGTACGCGCCCGGATCCGGCGCAGCACGGCACGCCGCGGCCCCTGA
- a CDS encoding DUF4166 domain-containing protein → MTSIFQRALGADFDRLHPRIRRRFSVGLDSGEACIGRGTMDRIWHGRSFVRPFLALGGSRNILVPQAGRDIPFVIENVPYTDSFGRETVTFVRTFAFPRRPRRFDATMVFSSERGCVVDYLGTHQHLATDLHFTVDDSGALIIRSGEHRFREGPVDVRVPDLIGGDAVVRESYDEAAGRFRIQVRVGNRRFGPLFGYEGSFSAEFVNAAERGVRAGLRPLREEARA, encoded by the coding sequence ATGACCTCAATATTCCAGCGCGCCCTGGGCGCCGACTTCGACCGCCTTCACCCGCGCATCCGGCGGCGCTTCTCCGTCGGGCTCGACAGCGGTGAGGCGTGCATCGGGCGGGGCACGATGGACCGGATCTGGCACGGCCGCAGCTTCGTCCGGCCGTTCCTGGCCCTCGGCGGCAGCCGCAACATCCTCGTCCCGCAAGCCGGCCGGGACATCCCGTTCGTCATCGAGAACGTCCCGTACACGGACTCCTTCGGCCGTGAAACCGTCACCTTCGTACGGACCTTCGCCTTCCCGCGCCGCCCCCGCCGCTTCGACGCCACCATGGTCTTCAGCTCCGAGCGCGGCTGCGTCGTCGACTACCTCGGCACCCACCAGCACCTCGCCACCGATCTGCACTTCACCGTGGACGACAGCGGGGCGCTGATCATCCGCTCCGGCGAGCACCGCTTCCGGGAGGGGCCGGTCGACGTCCGGGTGCCGGACCTGATCGGGGGCGACGCCGTGGTGCGGGAGTCGTACGACGAGGCCGCCGGGCGCTTCCGGATCCAGGTGCGGGTCGGCAACCGGCGGTTCGGCCCGCTCTTCGGCTACGAGGGGTCCTTCTCCGCCGAGTTCGTGAACGCCGCCGAGCGGGGTGTCCGCGCCGGGCTGCGGCCGCTGCGCGAGGAGGCCCGGGCGTGA
- a CDS encoding nuclear transport factor 2 family protein: MTAEALDPMECLLAERACERLIVEFVRRLDLGDPGSVADLFTPDGVWEWPHGDRRVQGRDALRDYFGSRPADRLSRRMCTNILVSVTSSTTATATAYFATYRVDGYQEGMAPPRPPTQVGHYEDTFRKVDGVWLLAARTTFLPFGGPTERLEGPGGA; encoded by the coding sequence ATGACAGCCGAAGCTCTTGACCCCATGGAATGCCTGCTCGCCGAGCGGGCCTGCGAGCGTCTGATCGTCGAGTTCGTCCGCCGGCTCGATCTCGGGGACCCGGGATCGGTGGCAGATCTGTTCACCCCCGACGGGGTCTGGGAGTGGCCGCACGGCGACCGCCGGGTGCAGGGGCGGGACGCGCTCCGCGACTACTTCGGCTCCCGGCCGGCGGACCGGCTGTCGCGCCGTATGTGCACCAACATCCTGGTCTCCGTCACCTCTTCGACGACGGCCACCGCCACCGCCTACTTCGCCACCTACCGGGTCGACGGCTACCAGGAGGGCATGGCGCCGCCCCGGCCGCCGACCCAAGTGGGGCACTACGAGGACACCTTCCGCAAGGTCGACGGCGTCTGGCTCCTTGCCGCCCGGACCACGTTCCTGCCCTTCGGCGGTCCGACGGAACGGCTCGAGGGCCCCGGTGGGGCGTGA
- a CDS encoding helix-turn-helix domain-containing protein, translated as MAALFATRLRRLRLNAGLTQTQLGRRAHTHPTRINQLERTTGAKPTLELTRVLDKAVGADDLLIELWPYIRQEVFPYWSRAVMEWLERATDIRQYAGSTMPGLLQTEGFARALLSLGRTLESAEQLEERVTARLGRQVRLYQEDGPRLWAVIDESVLMRPIGDADEMHGQLAWLLEAARHPRITLQVLPFSSGGHSLMGRSLTLARLPNGAESAYVEVADFGQLFDEPAEVTTYSVTYDQLRALSLPPSTSLDLIRSVMEGTHHAERIPSRPERRRLAQIQLQQPGGWRVRRGLGRPHRPDPCA; from the coding sequence ATGGCGGCGCTCTTCGCCACTCGCCTGCGCAGACTGCGTCTGAATGCCGGTCTCACACAGACTCAGCTGGGCCGCCGGGCGCATACGCACCCCACCCGGATCAACCAGCTCGAACGGACCACCGGCGCCAAGCCGACACTGGAGCTGACCCGAGTCCTGGACAAGGCGGTGGGCGCCGACGACTTGCTCATCGAGTTGTGGCCGTACATCCGGCAAGAGGTGTTCCCTTACTGGTCTCGGGCCGTCATGGAATGGCTGGAGCGGGCGACGGATATCAGGCAGTACGCGGGCAGCACCATGCCCGGACTCCTGCAGACAGAGGGCTTCGCGCGAGCACTGTTGAGCCTTGGTCGGACACTCGAATCGGCCGAGCAGCTGGAGGAGCGTGTGACCGCGCGACTTGGACGCCAGGTGAGGTTGTACCAAGAAGATGGGCCCAGGCTGTGGGCCGTTATCGACGAGTCCGTGCTGATGCGACCCATTGGCGATGCGGATGAGATGCACGGTCAGCTCGCCTGGCTTCTTGAGGCAGCTCGGCACCCCCGGATCACTCTTCAGGTGCTGCCGTTCAGCAGCGGCGGACACAGCCTGATGGGAAGGTCGCTCACGCTGGCGAGGCTGCCGAACGGGGCGGAGTCGGCTTACGTGGAGGTTGCCGACTTCGGCCAACTCTTCGATGAACCAGCAGAGGTGACAACGTACTCGGTAACTTACGATCAGCTTCGGGCTCTGTCCCTGCCTCCGAGCACGTCGCTCGACCTGATCCGATCCGTGATGGAGGGCACCCACCATGCTGAGCGCATCCCGTCCCGACCTGAGCGCCGCCGCCTGGCGCAAATCCAGCTACAGCAACCAGGAGGGTGGCGAGTGCGTCGAGGTCTCGGACGGCCACACCGGCCTGATCCCTGTGCGTGA
- a CDS encoding DUF397 domain-containing protein, producing MLSTSRPDLSAAAWRKSSYSNKEGGDCVEVADGYPALVPVRDSKNPHGSALLVPAPAWAAFIAGLKGARPAGR from the coding sequence ATGCTGAGCACATCCCGTCCCGACCTGAGCGCCGCCGCCTGGCGCAAGTCCAGCTACAGCAACAAGGAGGGTGGCGACTGCGTAGAGGTCGCCGACGGCTACCCCGCCCTCGTCCCCGTCCGTGACAGCAAGAACCCCCACGGCTCCGCCCTGCTCGTCCCGGCCCCCGCCTGGGCCGCCTTCATAGCCGGCCTGAAGGGTGCGCGCCCCGCAGGCAGGTGA
- a CDS encoding class II fumarate hydratase produces MSENSAFGDSGGFRTEHDSMGEVQVPAYAKWRAQTQRAVENFPVSGQRLERAHIEALARIKGAAAKVNGELGVLEKDIAEAVQEAAAAVAEGQWDDHFPVDVFQTGSGTSSNMNTNEVIATLAGERLGREVHPNDHVNASQSSNDVFPSSIHIAATSAVLNDLIPALEHLAEALERKAEEFAEVVKSGRTHLMDATPVTLGQEFGGYAAQVRYGVERLRASLPRLAELPLGGTAVGTGINTPPGFPAAVIAEVARATGLPLTEARDHFEAQGARDGIVETSGQLRTIGVGLTKIANDLRWMASGPRTGLAEIALPDLQPGSSIMPGKVNPVIPEAVLMVAAQVTGNDATVAAAGAAGNFELNVMLPVIGKNVLESVRLLANVSRLLADRTVDGITANAERAREYAESSPSVVTPLNKYLGYEEAAKVAKRSLAERKTIREVVLEGGYVERGLLSEEQLDEALDVLRMTRL; encoded by the coding sequence ATGAGTGAGAACAGCGCATTCGGCGACTCCGGCGGCTTTCGGACCGAGCACGACTCCATGGGCGAGGTGCAGGTGCCCGCGTATGCGAAATGGCGGGCGCAGACGCAGCGTGCGGTGGAGAACTTTCCGGTCTCGGGGCAGCGGCTGGAGCGGGCGCACATCGAGGCGCTGGCCCGGATCAAGGGGGCGGCGGCCAAGGTGAACGGCGAGCTGGGGGTGCTGGAGAAGGACATCGCGGAGGCCGTGCAGGAGGCCGCCGCGGCGGTCGCGGAGGGGCAGTGGGACGACCACTTCCCCGTCGACGTGTTCCAGACCGGGTCCGGGACGTCGTCGAACATGAACACCAACGAGGTCATCGCGACGCTGGCGGGTGAGCGGCTGGGCCGGGAGGTCCATCCGAACGACCATGTCAATGCGAGTCAGTCGTCCAATGACGTCTTTCCGTCCTCGATTCATATCGCGGCGACATCGGCGGTCCTCAACGATCTGATTCCGGCGCTGGAGCATCTGGCGGAGGCGCTGGAGCGCAAGGCGGAGGAGTTCGCCGAGGTCGTGAAGTCGGGGCGGACGCATCTGATGGATGCGACGCCGGTGACGCTGGGGCAGGAGTTCGGCGGCTATGCCGCGCAGGTGCGCTACGGCGTCGAGCGGCTGCGGGCGTCGCTGCCGCGGCTGGCGGAACTGCCGCTGGGCGGTACGGCGGTGGGGACGGGGATCAACACCCCGCCCGGGTTCCCGGCCGCGGTCATCGCCGAAGTGGCGCGGGCGACGGGGCTGCCGCTGACCGAGGCGCGCGATCACTTCGAGGCGCAGGGGGCGCGCGACGGGATCGTCGAGACGAGCGGGCAGCTGCGGACGATCGGCGTCGGGCTGACGAAGATCGCCAACGATCTGCGGTGGATGGCGTCCGGGCCGCGCACCGGGCTCGCGGAGATCGCGCTGCCGGATCTGCAGCCGGGCTCGTCGATCATGCCGGGGAAGGTCAACCCGGTGATCCCGGAGGCGGTGTTGATGGTGGCGGCGCAGGTCACCGGCAATGACGCGACGGTGGCGGCGGCCGGGGCAGCCGGCAACTTCGAGCTGAATGTGATGCTGCCGGTGATCGGGAAGAACGTGCTGGAGTCGGTGCGGCTGCTGGCCAATGTCTCCCGGCTGCTGGCGGACCGTACGGTCGACGGGATCACCGCGAACGCGGAACGCGCCCGGGAGTACGCGGAGTCGTCGCCGTCGGTCGTCACCCCGCTCAACAAGTACCTCGGGTACGAGGAGGCGGCGAAGGTCGCCAAGAGGTCGCTGGCCGAGCGGAAGACCATCCGTGAGGTGGTCCTGGAGGGCGGCTATGTCGAGCGGGGGCTGCTGAGCGAGGAGCAGTTGGACGAGGCGCTGGACGTGCTGCGGATGACGCGGCTCTGA
- the fomD gene encoding cytidylyl-2-hydroxypropylphosphonate hydrolase: MTADMVDTTEGETPGGRGTAGAGQAAGGAAEASHWAPGDHILWRYRDNADAGRFHICRPMTVVQDTDELLAVWMAPGTPCIKPVLADGTPVHREPLSTRYTKPRRTSHDQWFGTGVLKLARPGDPWSVWLFWEHGWQFKNWYVNLEEPRRRWAGGIDSEDHFLDICVYPDRHWEWRDEDEFAQAQRDGLMTDAQAAEVRSAGRAAIAQITAWREPYADGWEDWRPDPAWEVPRLPEDWDRAPDRLRS; the protein is encoded by the coding sequence ATGACAGCGGACATGGTGGACACGACGGAAGGCGAGACGCCCGGCGGACGCGGGACGGCCGGGGCGGGGCAGGCGGCGGGCGGTGCGGCCGAGGCGTCACACTGGGCGCCGGGGGACCACATCCTGTGGCGCTACCGCGACAACGCCGACGCCGGACGGTTCCACATCTGTCGTCCGATGACCGTTGTCCAGGACACCGACGAACTGCTCGCGGTGTGGATGGCGCCGGGCACGCCCTGCATCAAGCCGGTGCTCGCCGACGGCACGCCGGTGCACCGTGAGCCGCTGTCCACCCGCTACACCAAACCGCGCCGGACCAGCCACGACCAGTGGTTCGGTACCGGTGTGCTGAAGCTGGCCCGGCCCGGTGACCCGTGGTCGGTGTGGCTGTTCTGGGAACACGGCTGGCAGTTCAAGAACTGGTACGTCAATCTGGAGGAGCCGCGCCGCCGTTGGGCGGGCGGCATTGACTCCGAGGACCACTTTCTCGACATCTGTGTCTATCCGGACCGGCACTGGGAGTGGCGGGACGAGGACGAGTTCGCACAGGCGCAGCGGGACGGGCTGATGACCGACGCACAGGCCGCCGAGGTCAGATCGGCCGGCCGGGCTGCGATCGCACAGATCACGGCCTGGCGTGAGCCGTACGCGGACGGCTGGGAGGACTGGCGGCCCGATCCGGCCTGGGAGGTTCCCCGGCTCCCGGAGGACTGGGACCGCGCACCGGATCGTTTGCGGTCGTGA
- a CDS encoding class I SAM-dependent DNA methyltransferase, which translates to MSATHYDGYEGLNRLALDRAGQAEAFDAIGDRYDDAFPHKEGQLASGTWLADTLPAGSRILDLGCGTGLPTARQLSDAGHRVVGIDLSPSMVALARENVPDADFHRLDIADLRSGRLGGPGSFDGIAAYFCLLMMPRAEIPYALGMLHDLLRPEGLLALSMVEADVDDFTIPFLGNPIRVSGYLRDDLRRVVHDAGFDVVGEDAYAYAPSSTDVPPEIQLFLHLRRA; encoded by the coding sequence GTGAGTGCAACTCACTACGACGGATACGAGGGGCTCAACCGGTTAGCACTGGACCGGGCCGGCCAGGCCGAGGCGTTCGACGCCATCGGCGACCGGTACGACGACGCCTTCCCGCACAAGGAGGGCCAGCTCGCCTCGGGCACCTGGCTGGCCGACACCCTCCCCGCAGGCTCACGCATCCTGGATCTCGGATGCGGTACGGGCCTGCCGACCGCCCGTCAGCTCTCGGACGCCGGACACCGCGTCGTGGGAATCGATCTCTCCCCCTCGATGGTCGCACTGGCCCGGGAGAACGTCCCGGACGCCGACTTCCACCGGCTGGACATCGCCGATCTGCGCAGCGGCCGGCTCGGCGGCCCCGGCTCTTTCGACGGAATCGCCGCTTATTTTTGCCTTCTGATGATGCCCCGTGCGGAAATCCCTTACGCACTGGGCATGCTCCATGATCTGCTACGTCCCGAGGGGCTGCTCGCCCTGTCCATGGTCGAGGCGGATGTGGACGACTTCACCATTCCGTTCCTGGGCAATCCGATCCGGGTATCGGGTTACCTGCGGGACGACCTGCGCCGGGTCGTGCACGACGCGGGTTTCGACGTCGTCGGGGAGGATGCCTACGCATACGCCCCGTCGAGTACGGACGTACCACCCGAGATCCAGCTCTTTCTGCACCTGCGACGCGCCTGA